The genomic region AGAGCCGGATCGGCTCCTCGCTCGTCAGCAGCACCGACACGTTCGGGCACGAGGCGAGCAGTGACTCGCCGACACCCACGACCTCGTTCGCGACGTGCTCGCAGGAGTCCAGCACCAGCAGCAGACGGCGGTGCCGCAACGCCTCGGTCACCGTGGCCGACAGCGGCTGCCCCGGCTCCTCCACCACTCTGACCGCGTGCGCCACACGGGCGTACACCTCCAACGTCGACCGGGCGTCGGTCAGGTCGGCCATCCACACACCGTCGGGAAAGGAGGCCGTGGACTGCTCGGCCACCCGGAGCGCCAGCCGGGTCTTGCCGATGCCGTCGGCCCCGCACAGGGTGACGGAGCGGCTGGAGCCGAGCAGGCGGAGCAGGTCGCTCAGATCCCGCTCGCGGCCCACGAAGCCGGTCCCCGGTCGGGGGAGGTTGTGCCGCGCGGGCGCGGTCAAAGGTGCCATGGCCTTCACTTGTAGGGGCTGTCGGAGATCGGGCTGGAGCCGGAGGCTCTCGGTTGAGGGTGGAAGCCCCCACTCGCGTTGCGCTCGGGGGCGATGGTGGGTGACGGGTGGGCGGGCTGGAGCCGGGGGCTCTCGGTCGGGGTGGAGGCCCCCACCCTTCGCGTAGCGCTCGGGGGAACAGTGGGAGGAGTGGGAGCCGGAGGCTCGGGGTCGGGGGTGGACGTCTTCCCTTCGCGTGGCGCCCGGGGGCGATGAGCGGGAGATGGGCGGGCCCTCACCGGGGCGGGGGAGGGGCGGTCGGATCGGGGGAGGGAGTGAGGTGGGCGGCAGTGTACGGAGTTCCTGGTTTAGCGCGTGCACGCGCACTGTGCAAGTGCTTCCGGCGTCGCGCAGGGTGCTCAGCCAGGGTCACGGGAGGAACTCCAGCCGGTCAACTGTGTCCTCGACGAAATAGAGAGTTTTCTGAAGATGTTCGCGATATGTCGGGCCGCGGTCGCCTGGCTGATCGTCAGCCGCTCGGCGATCTCCCGGTTGGACAGACCGTGTTCGGCCAGCTCGGCGATCTCGCGTTCCCGGGGCGTCAGGGCTCCGTAGGGCGACTCCTCGGTCACGACCTGCGGGAACGCCAGGGCGCGGTCGCGGACCTGCTCCAGGGGCAGCGAGCGCCAGGCGTTCCAGGCCTCGGCCGCACGGGCCGACCCCACCCTGCGCTCCACCGCCGACCTGAGCCGGACGGTCTCCCCGGACGGGCGGTCCAGCGACGTCCGCAGGTCCGAGGCCACACCCGTGAGCGCCGCGGCGCGCTCGGCCTCCTCCTCGGCCAGGGCCAGCTCCGCCAGCGCCTCCAGGGCCCGCGCGACCGCGATCCGCTGCCCGGACGTGAAGCTCACCCGCAGGCAGGTCGCCAGCGGCTCACGCGCCGCCACGACCTCGCCCTCGGCCAGGTGCAGCCGCCCCAGGGCCCGGGCGCAGCGGGCCGAGGCCGGCGCGGCGTCCAGCTCCTCGAAGATCGACAGCGCCTCGGCGCACAGCGCACGCGCCCGGGCGAAGTCGCGCTGTTCCGCGGCGATCGAGCCCAGGGCGTGCAGACAGCGCGCCGAGCCCCAGCGGTCGCCCAGCTCCTCACCCATCGCCATGCTGCGCTCCAGGTGCGCGACGGCCTCGTCCGTGCGCCCCGCCCGGCGCGCCAACTGGGCGAGCACCCCGCGGACGGTCCCCTCGGAGATCGGGTCGTGGACCTCGGCGATCCACTCCTGGGCGCGCTCGGCGTGGGCACGGGCCTCGTCGGCCGCTCCCGTGCGCAGGGACAGCGTCGCCAAAGTGGCGAGGGCGGAGGCGGCGGCACCCGCCTCACGGCAGGCCCGGGCCGCCTCCAACGCGCTCAGGGCCAGCGTCGTGGTGGCGGGCGCGGTGTCGATGTCCAGCCGCAGTTCCGCCTGGAGCGCCAGGGCCCGCGTGCGCAGGGTCGGCGGCTGGTCGTCGGGGGCGGTGGCCAGCACCCGCTCCAGGAGCCGGCTGCCCTCGGAGGCGAGGTCGCGCACCATCCAGTAGGGGCGCAGCGCCAGGCACACCCGCAGGGCCTCGGCCACGCGGCCGGCGCCCAGGGCCCAGTCCACCACCCGGCCGTAGTTGTCGCGGTGGTGGTCGAGCAGGCGCAGCAGGGACAGGCGCTCCGACCACTCCAGCGAGGTGGTGGACCGCTTGGCGGCCGTCTCCAGTTGCGCGACGCAGAACCGGAGGTAGCGCGACCAGCGCTCGTGCTCCTCACGGCCCTGGGCGGCCAGGTGCTCGGCGGCGTAGGCGCGCACGGTCTCGGTGAGGCGGTAGTGCGCGGTGCCGTCGATCTCGGCGTCGATGACGACCAGCGACTTGTCGAGCAGCGAGAAGTGCAGGGGGAGGATGTCGGCGGAGGCCACGCCCTCGCCCGAGCACACCTCCTCCGCCGCCTCCAGGTTCCAGGTGGTGAACACCGACAACCGGTGCAGCAGCAGCCGCTCGGGCTCGGTGAGCAGGCCGTGGCTCCACTCCAGGACCGCGCGCAGGGTGCGCTGGCGGGGCGGAAGGTCGCCGGAGCCGTCGCTGGTGAGCAACTGGAAGCGGTCGTCCAGGCGGCGCAGGATCTGCTGGACGCTCAGCACGCGCACGCGCGCCGCGGCCAGTTCGATGGCCAGCGGCATGCCGTCCAGCATCCGGCAGATCTCGGCCACGTAGCCGGAGTTCTCGCGGGTCATCTCGAACCCGGCGCGGGCCGCGTGCGCGCGGGTGACGAACAGGCGCACCGACTCGTAGCGCTGGGTGTCGCGCCGGGGGATGGGCGCCGGGTCGTCGGCGTAGGGGTCGGTCGGCGTGGGGCGCGAGGGCAGGGAGAGCGGCGGCACCCGCCAGATGCTCTCCTCGGGAACGTGCAGCGGCTGGCGGCTGGTCGCCAGGATCCGCACGCGGGGGCAGTCGCGCAGGATCGCCTGGCAGAGTTCGGCCATCGGTCCGACGGCGTGCTCGCAGGTGTCCAGGAGCAGCAGGAGGTTCTGCGTGCGCAGGGACGTGATGATGGCGTCCGTCATCGTCCGGGCGTCGTCCTCGACCGCCTGGAGGCTCACGGCGACGGCGCGCAGCGCCTGTTCGTGCGTGGAGGCCTCGCTGAGATCGACGAAGCGGGCACCGTCGGGGAACCGGCGGAGCACGCGCTCGGCCAGGTGGAGGGCGAGCCGGGTCTTGCCGATGCCGCCGGTCCCCGTCAGGGTGACGAGTCTGGCGGTGCCGAGCAGACGGCCGAGGTCGACGATGTCGCGCTCGCGTCCGACGAACCGGATGAACTCGCCGGCGGACAGGGGCAGGTTGTGGCGAGGATGAGACATGGCCTCGATTACGTAGGACACCGAATCGGCCCGCGACGTGCACACCGCAGAGGGCGTGGCGACCACGGAGGACAGGCTGTCACCAGTCTGGCACCCAGTGGTCGCGTATGTCTCGGGAATGGCCGGTTCCGGTACGGGCGGCACTGATGCGCCCGTACCGGTCGCGCCGTGACGATACAGCCGTTATCCTGCGGCGCCGCTCCAGGTCGCGGGGTCGGCGGCGGCCTGTTCACCGGACGCCATGTCCTTGACCTCGTGCTCGCCGCCGTCCTCGAACGGTGGGAACCAGACGAAGGGGATGCCCTTCTTGGACGCGTACTGGATCTGCTTGCCCACCTTGGCGGTGGAGTGGAAGACCTCGGTGTTGAAGCCCCGCTCGCGCAGGAGCGCACCGGTGCGCAGCGCCTGGGCGCGACGCTCCGCGCCGGGCACCACGACCATGACGTCGGTCGGGCAGATCCGCCCCTCCTCGATCCGTCCCTCGGCCACCAGCTTGGCGAAGATCCGGGTGAGACCGATGGAGATGCCCACACCGGGCAGGCGGCGCCGGATGAACTGGCCGGCCAGGTTCTCGTAGCGGCCGCCGGCACAGATGCTGCCGTAGTCGGGGTCGTCGTCGAAGGACGCCTCGTACACGGTCCCGGTGTAGTAGTCGAGGCCGCGCGCGATGGACAGGTCGGCCACGACACTGCCCTCGGGCAGGTCGGCGAGCTCGTCCAGGACGAAGGTGAGCTCGTCCAGGCCCTCGGTGAGCAGCTCCGAGGTGACGCCCAGCGCGGCCACCCGCTCGGCCGCGTCGGCGCCCCGGATGCGCGCGAGCGCCAGGCACGCGTCGGCCTGCTCCCCGGTGAGCCCGTCCCCGAGCAGGATCTCGCGCACGCCCTCGTCACCGATCTTGTGCAGCTTGTCCACCGCGCGGATGACGGCCACCGGGTCCTTGACGCCCAGGCCCTCGTAGAAGCCCTGCAGCACCTTGCGGTTGTTGACGTTGAGCGTCCAGGCGGGCAGGTCCAGGCCGCTGAGGACCTGGTGCACGATCCGCGGCAGCTCGGCGTCGAAGTGCAGCGGGACGGAGTCGACGTTGATCACGTCGATGTCGCACTGGGTGAACTCGCGGAAGCGCCCCTCCTGGGGGCGCTCGCCCCGCCACACGCGCTGCGTCTGGTAGCGCTTGAACGGGAAGGTCAGCTCGTTGAAGTGCTGGGCGACGTACCGGGCGAAGGGCACGGTGAGGTCGAAGTGCAGCCCGAGCCTGGCGTCGGAGTCGTCCTTGGCGTCCGCCTGGAGGCGGTGCAGGGTGTAGACCTCCTGGGAGGTCTCGCCCTTGGCCATCAGCACGTCCAGGCTCTCGACCGAGGGGGTCTCCACGGACGCGAAGCCGAAGGACTCGAACCCGGCGCGGATATGGTCCAGCCACCGCTGCTCCACAGCTCGGACCTGGGGGGTCCACTCGGGAAAACCGCTGATGGGGGTGGGGCGGACGACGCGCTGCTCGGACATGTGGGGTTCTCGGCTCCCTCGGGAGAGAAGTCGGATGGGAACGGCCCGCGGGCCGACCCCAGTCTAGGGCGTGCATGGCGAATACTCGCCCTGCTGCGCGGCGCCCCAGCGGCACTCTCGCCGCGTTCTCATCAGTCGACAGGGAACCAGCCGGGCCCCCGCTGTGCGACAACGGCGAAGCCGCACAGTAGGGGAGCTCCTTCTTCGGCCTTGCGGGAGCACCACTGGATGCCCCGCTCGCGACGGGCAGCATCCACCACACACGCCCTGGGCCGACACAGAGGGAGAGCAGGATCGGCGGCCGGAGCGCCGTCCCGGGCGATGGTGGGCGACGGGTGGGCGGGTCCGCGGTCGGAGGCCGTCCGTTGAGGGTGGTAGCCCGTTTCCCCCGCGGAGCGCCGTCCCGGGCGATGGTGGGCGACGGGTGGGCCGCCACCGGCCCACGTGGACGGTTGTGGGCCGGTGGGGCGCTGGAGCGCCGTCCCGGGCGAGGCCCGGACCGACACCGAAGAGCGAGGCGTCGGTTCCGGCCGGCCGCCCCGTGGGCGTCGCCGTGGCTCCCGCGGAGGGTCGCGTCCTCGTGCCAGGAGTCCGGTTGACCGTGTGTCGGCGGGTGCCTGCCCTCCACCGTAGACTCCGCCGCCGGGCCCGGACAGTGATTGGCGCGGCCAAAAGCGGCCGGAAGCGGTCGCTCACAATGTCGTAAAGTGCCGCAGCGAGGGTACAGATGTGTGCCTGTCCGATCACCCAGTGTTCCCCGACGGGTGGCGCGAGGGAAAATCGGGACCTTCGGTCACGAATCCGCCCGGAACCGGCCCTTCCCTGCTCATGGCCTACGTACTCGCCCAGTTACGGAGCGCGGTGAACCACGTCTCGTCGCCGACTGACCGGAAACGCCGCCCAGGAGGTCCTGCCGGTGTTAGGTTCCAGATGCGGCGCCCCGCGGTGGTTCGGACCGGGGGAGAGTGCCGTTCCCCTCAGCACCGGGCCGCCTGAGCCGCACGGCCGCGCCCGGCTCTCCCGCTAGGACACACCGTGAATGAGCCAGCCAGCAGTCAGCACACCGTCCACGCCCCCACCGAACTGTCGACCAAGATCATCATCGCCGGTGGTTTCGGCGTCGGGAAGACCACCTTCGTCGGCACCGTCTCCGAGATCCCCCCGGTGCGCACCGAGGCGGCCGTGACCGCGGCCGCCGCCGGCGTCGACGACCTCTCCCACACCCCCGACAAGACCAGCACCACGGTCGCCATGGACTTCGGCCGGATCTCGCTGGAGACCGACCTGACCCTGTTCCTCTTCGGCACTCCGGGCCAGCAGCGCTTCTGGTTCATGTGGGACGACCTCGTACGGGGCGCGCTCGGCGCCGTCATCCTGGCGGACGTGCGGCGGCTGGAGGACACCTTCCAGGCCCTGGACTACTTCGAGCGCCAGTACCGGCTGCCCTTCGTGGTCGCCATCAACCAGTTCGACCCGGAGTACGCCTACGGCGCCGACGAACTCCGCGATGCGCTCGACCTGCCCCCCGAGGTACCGGTCGTCTACTGCGACGCACGCGACAAGAAGTCCGTGGTCGGCGTGCTGGTGACCCTCGTCAAGCACGGCATGGCGCTGGAGGCCCGGCAGCGCACGCGGGGCCAGCTCGTCCGGTGATCCCGCGGACCCGCTGAGCCGGACGGGACACCCGGGGGGAACGAAGGGGTTGTGTCCGGCGTTACTCTGGCGTGGTGTTCGGACGAATGGCGGAAAGCGTCCGCCGCCTACTGGGCAAGCCCGGTGCGGTGGACCTGAGGCCTTATACCAAGCTCCTGTCGGCGATCGAGGACAGAGAGGCGGATCTGCGTGAGCTCGACGACTCCGAGCTGACGGAAGCCGCCATCGAACTCGGTAACGCCGAGCTTCCCTATGAACGCGACGACCTCGTGTCACTGTGCGCCGTCGGCCGTGAGGCGGCCCGGCGCGCCCTCGACGAGCGGCCGTTCGACGTCCAGCTGCTGGGCGTCATGTCGCTGCTCGACGGGCACGTCGCCGAGATGGCCACCGGTGAGGGCAAGACCCTCGCGGGCGCCCTGGCCGCGGCCGGGTTCGCGCTGCGCGGCCGGCGCGTGCACCTGGTGAGCGTCAACGACTACCTCGCCAAGCGCGACGCCGAGTGGATGCGCCCCCTCTACGACCTGCTCGGCGTCACCGTCGGGTGGATCAACGAGGACTCCACGCCCGCGGAGCGCCGCGAGGCCTACACGTGCGACGTCACCTACGCCGCCGTGACCGAGCTCGGCTTCGACGTCCTGCGCGACCGCATGGTCACCGACGTCGACGACCGCGTGGTCCCGCCGCCGAGCATCGCCATCGTCGACGAGGCCGACTCCGTGCTCGTGGACGAGGCCCGCGTGCCGCTGGTCCTGGCCGGTGCCGCGGAGAGCCAGGTCGGCGACGTGGAGATGGCCGACATCGTGCGCCACCTCCGGCCGCGCCTGCACTACACGGTCGACGCCGAGGGCCGCAACGTCCAGCTCACCGACGACGGCATCGACGCGGTGGAGAAGGCGCTGGGCGGCGTCGACCTCTACTCCGAGGACGACACCTCGATCCTGCCGCAGGTCAACCTCGCCCTGCACGCGCACGCGCTCCTCCAGCGCGACGTCCACTACGTGGTGCGCGACGGCGAGGTCCGGCTCATCAACGAGTCGCGCGGGCGCATCGCCCTGCTCCAGCGCTGGCCGGACGGCCTCCAGGCCGCGGTCGAGGCCAAGGAGAAGGTCGAGGTCAGCGAGACCGGCGAGGTGCTGGACTCCATCACCGTCCAGTCGCTGATCCTGCGCTACCCCAAGCGCGCCGGCATGACCGGCACCGCGATGGCGGTGGCCGAACAGCTCCGTGAGTTCTACGAGCTGGAGGTCGCGGTCATCCCCTCCAACAAGCCGAACGTCCGCGAGGACCACGGCACGCGCCTGTACGCCACGCGCGAGGAGAAGGAGGACGCCCTCGTCGCCAAGGTGGCGGAGATCCACGAGACCGGGCGCCCCATCCTCATCGGCACGCAGGACGTCGCCGAGTCCGAACTCCTCGCCGGACGGCTGACGGAGGCCGGGCTGGAGTGCGTGGTCCTCAACGCCAAGAACGACGCCGACGAGGCGTCGATCATCGCCGAGGCGGGCACCCACGGGGCCGTGACCGTGTCCACCCAGATGGCGGGCCGGGGCACCGACATCCGCCTGGGCGGCAGCGACATGGCCGACCGCGACCGGGTGGTCGAGGCGGGCGGACTGTTCGTGGTCGGCTACGGCCGCTACCCCAGCAGCCGCCTGGACGGGCAGCTGCGCGGTCGTGCGGGACGCCAGGGCGACCCGGGCGACTCCCTGTTCTTCGTGAGCATGGACGACGACCTGATCGTCAACAACGCCCCCGAGTCCACCGGGTACACCACCTCCGCCGACGGAGAGATCACCGACGAGGGCTGGCTGGCGATGGTCGACCACGCGCAGCGGGTCGCCGAGGGCCAGCTCCTGGAGGTGCACCGGAACACCTGGCGGTACAACCAGCTCATCGACGTGCAGCGCGACGTGGTCCTGGAGCACCGCGAGATGGTGCTCACCGGTGACCAGGGCGACCGGCACGTGGCCGCGGACCGCGCGGAGCGGCACGCGGAGCTGGTGGAGGAGCTGGACGAGGAGCGGGTCGCCCGGGCGGCGCGCCTGATCACCCTGTTCCACCTGGACCGCGGCTGGACCGACCACAACGCCTTCCTCGCGGAGCTGCGGGAGGGCATCTACCTGCGCTACCTGGGTCGGCGCGACCCGCTGGACGAGTTCAACCGCGAGGCCGTGCCGGTCTTCAAGGGCTTCCTCGACGGCGCGCGCCGGCGGGCGGCGGAGAGCTTCGATGAACTGGAGGTCGTGGACGGCGAGCTCGACGTGAGCACGGTGGGCGTCAAGCGCCCGTCGATGACGTGGACGTACATGGTGCACGACCAGCCGTTCAGCTCGGCCCTCGAAACGTTCGTGGGGCGGCTCAAGGGTTCTCCGTCCAGGAGCTGAATAACCCAAAGGAATCCGAAGCGCGGGTGAGGACCAAAGTCCTCGCTCGCGCTTTCCTTTTGTGGGCTAACATCGTGAAGCGTCGTTCGCATGTGGCCCGGAGAATTCGTACGGGGGGTATCGGGCGGCGATTTCAATGGAAACTGAGACGGTTGGGACTGGATCCACTGTGGTGCACGAGGTCGGCGCGCAGGAGAAGATCAGTTACGGGCGGAACGACCGCTTCGCCGGGGGGCCGGTGGGCGGCGGCCACTTCTGGGTCGACGAGGACGGCCGTCCGGTCGCCAAGATCGGGGGACCGAAGGAGTGGCGTCCCACTCCGATGATCGACGTTCGGGTCGGTGACGTCTTCACCGTCGGCGGCCAGGCGTGGAGAGTGACCGATATCGTGGACGCGGACACACCATCGGCTTATCTGCTGGCCACGAGGGTCAGTTGAACCAGGGCCCCGGGTTTTTCTCCCGGGGCTTTTGTCTTGTCCCAGGCGTGGGGAATTGCAACCTCGTGCAACCTTTCTGATTCCGGTGACGCAGCGTTTCGTATTGACGAAGTCCGCGGCGGCCGGCGCCGCCGGGCGCCCGGGTGGGACCGGGCCGGAGGGGTCCGGCGGGGGTGGTGGGCCGGGCCGCGGCCCCGCGCGCCCCTCGGCAATCGAGACGTTCCGGTTATCCGAACAGGGGTGTTCGCGTTACCGCCCGCTCGTTACCGTCAACGGGACGGGGCGCGCCCCGCTCATGGCTGGGGAGGCCACCGGTCCTCCGGAGGGTCTCAGGCCGCCGCATCCGTCGCCCGGGTGTCGGTCCCAGGGGCTGTCCCCCGCCCCTGGGCCTGACGGGAGTAGGTTCTCCCGTATGGCTATTCGACACATCGCACTGTTCCGCTGGCGGGACGAC from Nocardiopsis aegyptia harbors:
- a CDS encoding ATP-binding protein; protein product: MSHPRHNLPLSAGEFIRFVGRERDIVDLGRLLGTARLVTLTGTGGIGKTRLALHLAERVLRRFPDGARFVDLSEASTHEQALRAVAVSLQAVEDDARTMTDAIITSLRTQNLLLLLDTCEHAVGPMAELCQAILRDCPRVRILATSRQPLHVPEESIWRVPPLSLPSRPTPTDPYADDPAPIPRRDTQRYESVRLFVTRAHAARAGFEMTRENSGYVAEICRMLDGMPLAIELAAARVRVLSVQQILRRLDDRFQLLTSDGSGDLPPRQRTLRAVLEWSHGLLTEPERLLLHRLSVFTTWNLEAAEEVCSGEGVASADILPLHFSLLDKSLVVIDAEIDGTAHYRLTETVRAYAAEHLAAQGREEHERWSRYLRFCVAQLETAAKRSTTSLEWSERLSLLRLLDHHRDNYGRVVDWALGAGRVAEALRVCLALRPYWMVRDLASEGSRLLERVLATAPDDQPPTLRTRALALQAELRLDIDTAPATTTLALSALEAARACREAGAAASALATLATLSLRTGAADEARAHAERAQEWIAEVHDPISEGTVRGVLAQLARRAGRTDEAVAHLERSMAMGEELGDRWGSARCLHALGSIAAEQRDFARARALCAEALSIFEELDAAPASARCARALGRLHLAEGEVVAAREPLATCLRVSFTSGQRIAVARALEALAELALAEEEAERAAALTGVASDLRTSLDRPSGETVRLRSAVERRVGSARAAEAWNAWRSLPLEQVRDRALAFPQVVTEESPYGALTPREREIAELAEHGLSNREIAERLTISQATAARHIANIFRKLSISSRTQLTGWSSSRDPG
- the hisS gene encoding histidine--tRNA ligase translates to MSEQRVVRPTPISGFPEWTPQVRAVEQRWLDHIRAGFESFGFASVETPSVESLDVLMAKGETSQEVYTLHRLQADAKDDSDARLGLHFDLTVPFARYVAQHFNELTFPFKRYQTQRVWRGERPQEGRFREFTQCDIDVINVDSVPLHFDAELPRIVHQVLSGLDLPAWTLNVNNRKVLQGFYEGLGVKDPVAVIRAVDKLHKIGDEGVREILLGDGLTGEQADACLALARIRGADAAERVAALGVTSELLTEGLDELTFVLDELADLPEGSVVADLSIARGLDYYTGTVYEASFDDDPDYGSICAGGRYENLAGQFIRRRLPGVGISIGLTRIFAKLVAEGRIEEGRICPTDVMVVVPGAERRAQALRTGALLRERGFNTEVFHSTAKVGKQIQYASKKGIPFVWFPPFEDGGEHEVKDMASGEQAAADPATWSGAAG
- a CDS encoding GTP-binding protein — encoded protein: MNEPASSQHTVHAPTELSTKIIIAGGFGVGKTTFVGTVSEIPPVRTEAAVTAAAAGVDDLSHTPDKTSTTVAMDFGRISLETDLTLFLFGTPGQQRFWFMWDDLVRGALGAVILADVRRLEDTFQALDYFERQYRLPFVVAINQFDPEYAYGADELRDALDLPPEVPVVYCDARDKKSVVGVLVTLVKHGMALEARQRTRGQLVR
- the secA2 gene encoding accessory Sec system translocase SecA2, translating into MAESVRRLLGKPGAVDLRPYTKLLSAIEDREADLRELDDSELTEAAIELGNAELPYERDDLVSLCAVGREAARRALDERPFDVQLLGVMSLLDGHVAEMATGEGKTLAGALAAAGFALRGRRVHLVSVNDYLAKRDAEWMRPLYDLLGVTVGWINEDSTPAERREAYTCDVTYAAVTELGFDVLRDRMVTDVDDRVVPPPSIAIVDEADSVLVDEARVPLVLAGAAESQVGDVEMADIVRHLRPRLHYTVDAEGRNVQLTDDGIDAVEKALGGVDLYSEDDTSILPQVNLALHAHALLQRDVHYVVRDGEVRLINESRGRIALLQRWPDGLQAAVEAKEKVEVSETGEVLDSITVQSLILRYPKRAGMTGTAMAVAEQLREFYELEVAVIPSNKPNVREDHGTRLYATREEKEDALVAKVAEIHETGRPILIGTQDVAESELLAGRLTEAGLECVVLNAKNDADEASIIAEAGTHGAVTVSTQMAGRGTDIRLGGSDMADRDRVVEAGGLFVVGYGRYPSSRLDGQLRGRAGRQGDPGDSLFFVSMDDDLIVNNAPESTGYTTSADGEITDEGWLAMVDHAQRVAEGQLLEVHRNTWRYNQLIDVQRDVVLEHREMVLTGDQGDRHVAADRAERHAELVEELDEERVARAARLITLFHLDRGWTDHNAFLAELREGIYLRYLGRRDPLDEFNREAVPVFKGFLDGARRRAAESFDELEVVDGELDVSTVGVKRPSMTWTYMVHDQPFSSALETFVGRLKGSPSRS
- a CDS encoding DUF6406 domain-containing protein is translated as MVHEVGAQEKISYGRNDRFAGGPVGGGHFWVDEDGRPVAKIGGPKEWRPTPMIDVRVGDVFTVGGQAWRVTDIVDADTPSAYLLATRVS